TTTATATTTTTTATCTACCGAATTGTTCTTGTTCTAATTGTTGTTGCTGCTGCATTTTTTGCTGCATGATACGTTGCTGTTCGATGGCATTTGGAGTTTTTGCAAGAGTTACTGATACTTCTGATGTTTTTCCATTTCTAGATATAGTTAATTTTACAGATTGTCCGACTTTTTTAGCGGCTATTTCTCCAACGAAGGCCCCTGCGGAATTTACTTCCTTTCCATCAACTGCTATGATAATGTCATTTTTTGTGATTCCTGCTGCTGCTGCTGGACCATTTGGAACAGTACCTGCTATAAATACTCCGTTTGAAGATTTTAAGTTAAGGGCTTTTACTTTATCTGCATCTAAATTTCCTAAGTATATACCAATATATGGTTTTTCAAATTTACCAGTTGCGATAATTGAATCTTTTACAGTCGTTACCAAATTTGCTGGAATTGCAAATCCGATTCCTACACTTCCTCCGCTTTGTGAATAAATTGCAGTATTGACTCCAATAACTTTTCCTGTAATGTCAATTAACGGACCTCCACTATTTCCTTGGTTAATAGCGGCATCAGTTTGAATAAAGTTTTCAATTTCTTCGATTCCAAGTGAACTACGTCCAGCTGCACTTACGATTCCGACAGTCATTGAATCATTTAATCCTAATGGATTTCCAAAGGCGATTGACCATTGTCCAATTTGAACTTGATCTGAATTTGCAAATTCTAACGGTTTAAATGTTTCATTTGAATCTATCTTCAATACGGCAATGTCAACTTCAGGCGAAGTTCCCACAAGTTTTGTACGATATTCACGTCCATTTGAGAATTTTACATAAATTTCATCTGCACCGTCAATAACGTGATTGTTTGTAACAACATATCCATCTTTTGAAACTACAAACCCTGAACCAAGCGAACCAGACTCACGTTTTTCCTGTCCTCCAGAACGTCCATATAACAATTCTTCCAAAGGATTGTAAGTATTTACCGTAACA
The DNA window shown above is from Leptotrichia wadei and carries:
- a CDS encoding S1C family serine protease, producing the protein MKKMNFIKKENKKFALLSMLFLVLSCSNKTGNNSESTNSTTEQQKTVSPEELKKYTKNAAQTQDAFVGVHNSVKDSIVNIRTKKTVTVNTYNPLEELLYGRSGGQEKRESGSLGSGFVVSKDGYVVTNNHVIDGADEIYVKFSNGREYRTKLVGTSPEVDIAVLKIDSNETFKPLEFANSDQVQIGQWSIAFGNPLGLNDSMTVGIVSAAGRSSLGIEEIENFIQTDAAINQGNSGGPLIDITGKVIGVNTAIYSQSGGSVGIGFAIPANLVTTVKDSIIATGKFEKPYIGIYLGNLDADKVKALNLKSSNGVFIAGTVPNGPAAAAGITKNDIIIAVDGKEVNSAGAFVGEIAAKKVGQSVKLTISRNGKTSEVSVTLAKTPNAIEQQRIMQQKMQQQQQLEQEQFGR